The Pandoraea apista genomic interval AGATGGCGGTTATTGCGGCCGTAGTTGGTGTTGCTCTCGACGGTCTGCTCCAGACGCGTGTAGCCGGCGATCAGCTTCTGGTCCGGCATGAAGGCGTATTCGTTGGCCCAGTCGATCTGATTGCTCGACGTATGAAAGTTGCCGTTGCCCTTGCCGTTCAGATAGTTGTAGCTGTAATCGTCGCCCTGCGTGACAGTGAAGCGCGTGCTCCACTTGTCCGTGATGTTGCCCTTCATGTAGCCCGAAATCTGACGCACGCGAGCGTCGGTGTCGTTCAGATCGGTCGGCTTGCCGAAGGCATTGTCGTAACTGCTGCTGCCGTCGCTCTGGAACAGACGCACGCCCGCTTCCCATGTGTCGCCGAACTTGCGCGAAAGCGACGCGGTCACGCTCGTGTTGTCGTCGCCGTTGCGGTTCGGGTTGACCTTCGGCGCGAAGCGCGGGTCTTGTGCGGAAATGCCGTTGGTGTGAAAGCGCGAAACATCCAGCGAGAAACGGGTCTTGCCGTCTTCGAACGAACCTGCGATACCGGCGTTGGCCTGCGTGGTGTTGTTCGTGCCGTAACCCACTTCGGCGTAAGCGCGGGGCGGGCCGCCATCGCCCTTGCGCGTGAAGATCTGAATCACGCCGCCCACAGCTTGCGAGCCGTACAGGGCCGAGACGTTACCGCGCACGATTTCGATGTGATCGATTTGCGACACCGGAATCTGCGCGATGTTGGTCGTCCCCGAGGTCGCCGAGTTGACCGGCACCCCGTCGATGAGCACGAGCGAGGCGTTCGACGCGGCACCGCGCATGAAGATGCTGGCCGACGTACCGAAGCCGCCGTTCTGCACGATTTCTACCCCCGCCTGACCGCGCAGCAGCGTCGGCAGGTCCTGTGCCTGGCTGCGTTCGATGTCCTCACGCGTAATCACCGACGTGGCGGCCAGCGTGTCGGCCAGCTTCTGCTCGGTGCGCGAGGCTGTCACGACGGTCGTCTTGAGCTGAGCGGCCGTGGGATTGTCGGCTGTGTTGGCGGCAACGGCGACCGAGGCATCGGCCTGCTGGACCGGCTGGGTCGACGAATCCGTTTGAGCCGACTGTGCATGAACACCCACGCTGGCGCACAGCATGGCGGCGGCGATGGCGAAACGGTGCGGCGCGGGAACAAGGGCGGCGGACGCCGAGGCTAGGCGTGCAAATGCAGGCGCGTGCAGCGCCATCGCACGAACGTGGGTGCGCATGATCTGGTGTAACTTCCGTAGTTTTCTTATTGCCTAGACCCGTTCCCCCGCAGGCCGCTGGCGCAAGGGGAACGCCGGTGACAGGTCAAGGATGCGAAGCATCGACACATGAAAACGACGACATGCCACCCACGGCATGGCCGGGCAGCATGGCTTTTCCCCACTCACTTGGGCCGGTATCCGGGCTGGTCATCGTCGCGCCTGACCGGCCTTCCCGCGAGCGGGTAACTCACAGTGGCGATAAAGGCGAAGCGCGTTTTCGGAAACCTTTCGGGCCGAAAGAATGACTTACCGTTGCGGGGGCAGCACAGGTTGGCCAGCCCGTGTGGGGACGCGGCTCCCTGTTTCCCGTTTAACTGCGCATGCCGGAGGGGCGTGCGCGAGCACCGAAGTGCCGCAAGTGTAGGGGCCATTCGAAAGAGCGTCAATGCTCGATCGCCGGGCATTGGCCGCCGATTCCGTTAGAATGTAGGGCAATTATGAGGACGCAGCCCGATGCTCACCGATCTCGACAATCTCACCGACAAAATTGAACAGTTGGTTGTGATAAGCCAACGTTTTCATCAACACAATCAAGCCTTGCTCGCCGAACTCGATCGCGCGCGCGCCGAATGCGACGAAACCCGCGTGGCGAACGAGCAATTACGCGCCGAGCGCGACGCCCTGCGTTTGCAGCGCGATCAGCTTGCGGCCAAGATCGACGAGGCCCAGGTTCGCCTGAACGCCATCCTGGAAAAGCTCCCTACGCAAAACCCCGCTGAGGGTCAGATGGATCTGCTCGGCACCCCCGGTGGAGAAAACGCATGACGATCAAGCAGCTCGAAGTCAACATTCTCGAACAGTCGTACCGGCTCGCCTGCCCGCCGGAGCATGAGGCTGACCTGCTGTCCGCCGTGTCTCGGGTCGATGCAGAAATGAGCAAGGTTCGCGCCCAGAGCAGCGTGCGCGGCACCGACCGCATTGCCGTCATGGCAGCGTTGAGTCTGGCATCCGAATTGCTTGCACTTGAAAAAAGTATTGCTGCCGGACAAGCATTCCCCGCCGAAGAAATTCAGAGTAGAATGCAACGCATGAACGAACGATTAAGCGCTGTGATCGATCAGTATCAAAACTGAAAAATCACTCAGTGCCGTCCGATTCAAAAAGTTAGTTTTCCCTGCCTGGTTCGCGAAAGTCATAGATTCCTTGAACCAATGATCTGTTGCAGGTTGCGGAAGTTTGTAGTGCTGGCGTGAGCGTCACTCTGTCTGATGAACCCAAAGCGCTACTAACCGCGACCACCTTGAGCCTCACGGTTCAGGATGCCGGCTTAGCGGCTGAGGCGGGGACCCAATACACGGCACTGCGCAAGCAGTGCCGTTTTTTTTCGTCTGCGCATCGCGCGTCGGCACGAACGTCTCTCGCATAAGAAAAGGCGGCCCGCAGGCCGCCTTTTTTCAACTTACGTTACATCGCATCACGCCGTCGGTCTCGACAGCGTGATGACAAGCCCCCCCGCTCAGAACTGCGCTTCCGTGAGCGACAGCGCCGAATCCGCGCCCTCCGTAATCGCCTGCGCGAGGCCCGGAGCTTGCGTGAGAATGTGATCCGCGAAGAAACGCGCGGTGCCGATCTTGGCGTCGTAGAACGACGGGTCCTGCGCGCGCAATGTCTGCGCCGCCAGCAACGCGCGCCCCATCTGCCAGCCACCGAGTACGATACCGGCAAGCTTCAGGTACGGTACGCTGCCGGCAAACACGGCGTTCGCATTGTCCTGCGTGTTCGCAATCACGTAGTCCACCACGATCGACAGCGCCTCACGTCCCTTTGCCAGACGTTCCGCCACTGACTGCCCCACACCGCCCGATGCCCGCAGTTCGTTCTCCGTAGAGACGATCTGCTCGCATAGCGCGCGCGCCACGGCACCCCCATCGCGCAAGGTCTTGCGGCCAATCAGGTCGTTCGCCTGAATCGCGGTCGTGCCTTCGTAGATCGGGAGAATACGAGCGTCGCGATAGTACTGTGCCGCCCCCGTTTCTTCGATAAAGCCCATGCCGCCATGCACTTGCACGCCGAGGCTCGTGACCTCAAGCGACATTTCGGTGCTCCAGCCCTTCACGATCGGCACGAGGAATTCGTAGACGGCCTGCGCGCGCTTGCGCT includes:
- a CDS encoding TonB-dependent receptor plug domain-containing protein, translated to MRTHVRAMALHAPAFARLASASAALVPAPHRFAIAAAMLCASVGVHAQSAQTDSSTQPVQQADASVAVAANTADNPTAAQLKTTVVTASRTEQKLADTLAATSVITREDIERSQAQDLPTLLRGQAGVEIVQNGGFGTSASIFMRGAASNASLVLIDGVPVNSATSGTTNIAQIPVSQIDHIEIVRGNVSALYGSQAVGGVIQIFTRKGDGGPPRAYAEVGYGTNNTTQANAGIAGSFEDGKTRFSLDVSRFHTNGISAQDPRFAPKVNPNRNGDDNTSVTASLSRKFGDTWEAGVRLFQSDGSSSYDNAFGKPTDLNDTDARVRQISGYMKGNITDKWSTRFTVTQGDDYSYNYLNGKGNGNFHTSSNQIDWANEYAFMPDQKLIAGYTRLEQTVESNTNYGRNNRHLDSPYLGYEGTFGKHQVQANVRRDVYSDFGGANSYWLGYGYNLTNQWKFMANASDGFRAPTFNELFYPGYGNPNLQPERSISKELAVQFNGGERLGLVKLTGFQTNYTNLIQSLTVFPYTAANVAKARVEGLELTYAGRPFFGVDVRASFTRQNPTDLDADKQLARRAKQFGSIGLSKTFDKFTVGGDVFYSGERYDTGGQHLGAYTLVNLQARYDIDKSWYVSAHLDNVFNKNYQTVYAYNTLGRAIYVSLGWKQF
- a CDS encoding cell division protein ZapA, whose protein sequence is MTIKQLEVNILEQSYRLACPPEHEADLLSAVSRVDAEMSKVRAQSSVRGTDRIAVMAALSLASELLALEKSIAAGQAFPAEEIQSRMQRMNERLSAVIDQYQN